The following proteins are encoded in a genomic region of Verrucomicrobiia bacterium:
- a CDS encoding PQQ-like beta-propeller repeat protein, whose protein sequence is MTPPATHRAARLLPLLAILAFRLPATDWPTYRGDYARSGVSPDPLPATLDEAWVWRSPQPPRPAWQGEAKWDGWNKVFDLKARQTFDHAFHAVVAGDRVVFGSSADDQVRCLDARTGRELWTCFTEAPVRLAPTIHDGKVYAGSDDGHVYCLDLADGRLLWRVLVAPEDRRIPGNGRLISTWPVRTSVVVQDGLLYTTAGMFPSEGVHLVALDAATGAERWRQVQTDLPAQGYLLASRTRLYVPAGRDNPAICDLSDGRRIRVVEGAGGTYALLTGDLLVFGPGKTGQLGAVEEGQSDQLATFQGNHMIVTADRSYLHSDTELSALDRARYLAMARERKALSTRQSEITKQLRKLGNAPAAAAERDRLKEDLAGIGREIDARTAAMESCILWKIPCRWPVSLVLAGETLVAGGETEVAAFQVSDGKRLWIQPMAGTVHGIAAAEGALYVSTDAGTIHCLRAPSQRADVQTSASQRP, encoded by the coding sequence ATGACACCGCCCGCCACCCATCGCGCCGCACGCCTGCTGCCACTCCTCGCAATTCTCGCCTTCCGGCTCCCGGCCACGGACTGGCCAACGTACCGGGGCGACTATGCCCGCAGCGGCGTCAGCCCGGACCCGTTGCCGGCCACCCTGGACGAAGCGTGGGTCTGGCGCTCCCCCCAGCCGCCCCGTCCGGCGTGGCAGGGGGAAGCCAAGTGGGATGGCTGGAACAAGGTCTTCGACCTCAAGGCGCGCCAAACCTTCGACCACGCCTTCCATGCCGTGGTCGCCGGCGACCGCGTTGTGTTCGGATCCTCGGCCGACGACCAGGTGCGCTGTCTGGACGCCCGGACCGGACGCGAGCTGTGGACCTGCTTCACCGAGGCACCCGTGCGCCTGGCGCCAACGATTCACGACGGGAAGGTCTATGCGGGTTCCGATGACGGCCATGTGTACTGCCTCGACCTCGCCGATGGACGGCTGCTCTGGAGGGTGCTCGTGGCGCCGGAGGACCGGCGGATCCCGGGCAACGGCCGCCTGATCTCGACCTGGCCGGTGCGGACCTCGGTGGTCGTGCAGGACGGCCTGCTGTACACGACGGCCGGCATGTTCCCCTCCGAGGGCGTTCATCTGGTGGCGCTGGACGCCGCAACAGGCGCCGAACGGTGGCGTCAGGTCCAGACCGACCTCCCCGCCCAGGGCTACCTGCTGGCCTCCCGCACGCGGTTGTACGTGCCGGCCGGACGTGACAACCCGGCGATTTGCGACCTGAGTGACGGGCGAAGGATTCGTGTCGTCGAGGGTGCCGGGGGCACCTACGCGCTGTTGACGGGGGATCTGCTGGTGTTCGGACCCGGCAAGACCGGGCAGCTGGGAGCCGTCGAGGAGGGCCAGAGCGATCAACTGGCCACCTTCCAGGGAAATCACATGATTGTGACCGCGGACCGCTCCTACCTTCATTCGGACACCGAGCTGAGCGCCCTCGATCGTGCCCGCTATCTGGCCATGGCACGGGAGCGGAAGGCGTTGTCCACGCGTCAGTCGGAAATCACCAAACAGCTTCGCAAGCTTGGGAATGCCCCGGCCGCGGCCGCCGAGCGCGACCGGTTGAAGGAGGACCTCGCCGGCATCGGACGGGAGATTGACGCGCGGACGGCCGCGATGGAGTCGTGCATCTTGTGGAAGATCCCCTGCCGCTGGCCGGTTTCTCTGGTGCTGGCGGGCGAAACGCTGGTGGCCGGTGGTGAAACCGAGGTGGCGGCATTCCAGGTCTCGGACGGCAAGCGCCTCTGGATCCAGCCGATGGCGGGTACCGTCCACGGCATCGCCGCGGCCGAGGGCGCCCTGTACGTGAGCACCGACGCCGGCACCATCCATTGCCTCCGCGCCCCGTCGCAACGCGCCGACGTTCAGACCTCTGCTTCCCAACGCCCCTGA
- a CDS encoding ABC transporter ATP-binding protein yields MISCSRLTREFRGPAGPVRALDDVMLACERGESLVIHGASGSGKSTLLLTLGGLLRPDSGTVVLNGQDLYALDGRKRALVRGRQIGFVFQLFHLVPYLSVLENVMEGGTDPGEASLRRRASALLEELGLANRSAHRPSELSAGEKQRTALARALVKSPAVILADEPSGNLDPDNAAMVFRRLEAFRAAGGTVLTATHGHEADAFATRIFQMKGGRLMAADANAVIA; encoded by the coding sequence ATGATCTCCTGCTCGCGATTGACCCGTGAATTCCGCGGCCCGGCCGGACCGGTTCGGGCCCTCGATGATGTGATGCTGGCTTGCGAACGCGGCGAGTCGCTCGTCATCCATGGCGCCAGCGGCTCCGGCAAGAGCACGCTGCTGCTGACCCTGGGCGGCCTGTTGCGACCGGATTCGGGGACGGTCGTGCTGAACGGCCAGGACCTGTATGCTCTGGACGGGCGTAAACGGGCGTTGGTTCGCGGACGCCAGATCGGATTCGTGTTTCAGCTTTTCCACCTTGTTCCCTACCTCAGCGTGCTGGAGAACGTCATGGAGGGGGGGACTGATCCTGGCGAGGCTTCACTGCGCCGACGGGCCTCCGCCCTGCTGGAGGAACTCGGCCTTGCCAACCGGAGCGCCCACCGGCCGTCCGAGCTGAGTGCCGGTGAGAAGCAGCGCACCGCGCTGGCGCGCGCCCTGGTCAAATCGCCGGCCGTCATCCTCGCCGACGAGCCGTCGGGGAACCTGGATCCCGACAACGCCGCCATGGTGTTCCGCCGGCTGGAGGCGTTCCGGGCGGCCGGGGGCACGGTGCTCACCGCGACCCATGGCCACGAGGCCGACGCCTTCGCGACCCGTATTTTCCAAATGAAGGGCGGCCGTCTCATGGCGGCCGACGCCAACGCCGTGATTGCATGA
- a CDS encoding PQQ-binding-like beta-propeller repeat protein — MTSLVPSPPRHTRPSASRAPGLLFSAVLALLLLVPARAATPEPGLLARWRFSPEWKQGTDLKAMTGGPGIRLTGPMRFTADPPPGRLELAGTEPDLVIAPDASRAMLPAEDFTIEVWVRVDEPVASGGIVGLLNDDGEPPIGWRLGHRDRQFTFVLGMPGLRQPVELTAPSPFDLRRWYQLAATRSGTDLRLWINGVPVATAVVPEGRLHYPPETPFEVGVRRRDTEVARLRGALHEISLFQRALTPDELGERSRRRLPAFPEPAPPAQLLRFAYGPFADWRDRHTVLVTWETDTPMPTRFELENAGTARFEVGSEVPVKRHEALLTGLQRDREYHYRINAPDASGIPVRSRRYLLDTSFHYALPEFPPSAGASPDAGGVSADAEWILDQTGIRDGYCLVVGAVDGRLAAALAAQSHLQVVVVDPSADRIARVRRELSASGAYGVRVSAQVIPGDSLPFGELFANLIVSEAALATGEPPPLPAAELHRVLRPQGGTLLVGSRAPRETAWKAWREAAANVASLDQPRPGWVAIRRDPLPGAGEWSHQYGSADNTSTSLDELVDGDLRVAWWGNPGPRPMPDRGNRNPAPLSVGGRLFIQGDRILFGLDAYNGTILWSLFAPEVRRANVTRDCSNMAAAGDRLYVAHGRWCLALDGQSGERVQRFAVTGDGTEARHDWGYVAAVAGHLVGSRQLRDANYLGDDGEWYEDFDTQQTSRVTSDQIFSTDPVGGARRWTHSGGAILNSTITIADGMVLFLESRDPAAVAQAGARLPHERLTDQVLVALDLETGKPLWEKSHDFGACEFMTYLVYSQGTAVVTGTDQNKNFHTFAFAAPSPGRTGGDDLDSAIPGRLLWADAHKEDKGHHSGHLQHPLVIDDVFYSDQRAFDLRSGRLLRTDLPERRGCGVMSASRRAVFFRHYFHGVWDLASDRRSQFSGIRTGCWLGLIPAGGLLLAPESSAGCSCTHAIQTSVGFLPRAMSRR; from the coding sequence ATGACATCCCTGGTCCCCTCCCCTCCCCGCCACACGCGGCCGTCTGCCTCGCGAGCCCCGGGCCTGCTGTTTTCCGCCGTCCTCGCCCTTTTGCTCCTCGTCCCCGCAAGGGCTGCCACCCCGGAGCCGGGACTGCTGGCCCGATGGCGGTTCAGTCCGGAGTGGAAGCAGGGTACCGACCTCAAGGCCATGACGGGCGGTCCGGGAATCCGCCTGACCGGCCCGATGCGTTTCACCGCGGACCCGCCGCCCGGCCGCCTCGAACTGGCAGGAACCGAACCCGACTTGGTGATCGCTCCGGACGCCTCACGGGCAATGTTGCCGGCGGAAGACTTCACCATCGAAGTCTGGGTCCGGGTGGACGAGCCGGTGGCGTCCGGGGGGATCGTCGGACTCCTGAATGACGACGGCGAACCACCGATCGGTTGGCGACTCGGCCATCGGGACCGCCAGTTTACATTCGTCCTGGGGATGCCGGGACTTCGACAACCGGTGGAGTTGACGGCGCCCAGCCCCTTCGATCTCCGCCGCTGGTATCAACTGGCAGCCACCCGGTCCGGCACCGATCTGCGCCTGTGGATCAATGGCGTCCCCGTCGCCACCGCCGTCGTTCCCGAGGGCAGGCTGCACTACCCTCCCGAGACCCCCTTCGAGGTGGGTGTCCGCCGGCGGGACACAGAGGTCGCTCGCCTGCGGGGCGCCCTTCACGAGATTTCCCTGTTTCAACGGGCGCTCACGCCGGACGAGCTGGGGGAACGCAGCCGCAGACGTCTGCCGGCATTCCCGGAACCCGCGCCACCCGCGCAATTGTTGCGGTTTGCCTATGGGCCTTTCGCAGACTGGCGCGACCGCCATACGGTCCTCGTCACCTGGGAGACCGACACGCCGATGCCCACCCGCTTCGAGCTCGAGAACGCCGGGACCGCCCGGTTTGAGGTCGGATCGGAGGTTCCCGTCAAGCGCCACGAGGCGCTGCTGACCGGACTTCAGCGCGACCGCGAATACCACTACCGCATCAATGCCCCGGACGCCTCCGGCATCCCGGTGCGGTCCCGACGCTATCTCCTGGACACCAGCTTCCATTACGCCCTCCCGGAATTCCCACCGTCCGCCGGTGCGAGCCCGGATGCCGGTGGCGTCTCCGCGGATGCGGAATGGATCCTGGATCAGACCGGAATCCGCGATGGGTATTGTCTCGTCGTTGGTGCCGTGGACGGCCGCCTCGCCGCGGCGCTTGCGGCGCAGAGCCACCTTCAAGTGGTCGTCGTGGATCCATCCGCCGACCGGATCGCGCGGGTCCGCCGCGAGCTCTCGGCGTCCGGGGCCTACGGCGTCCGGGTCAGCGCCCAGGTCATCCCCGGAGACTCCCTTCCCTTTGGAGAGCTGTTTGCCAATCTCATCGTCTCCGAAGCGGCACTGGCGACCGGCGAGCCCCCCCCGCTGCCAGCCGCGGAACTGCATCGCGTGCTGCGTCCGCAGGGCGGCACGCTGCTGGTCGGGTCGCGCGCGCCGCGGGAGACGGCGTGGAAGGCCTGGCGGGAGGCGGCCGCGAATGTCGCATCGCTGGACCAGCCACGGCCGGGCTGGGTGGCGATCCGCCGCGACCCACTGCCGGGGGCGGGCGAATGGAGTCATCAGTACGGCAGTGCGGACAACACCTCGACCAGCCTCGATGAACTCGTGGACGGGGACCTGCGGGTCGCCTGGTGGGGGAATCCCGGGCCGCGTCCGATGCCCGACCGTGGCAACCGGAATCCGGCGCCGCTCAGCGTGGGCGGACGGCTGTTCATCCAGGGCGACCGGATTCTGTTCGGCCTCGACGCCTACAACGGCACCATCCTGTGGTCGCTGTTCGCGCCCGAAGTCCGCCGCGCGAACGTGACCCGCGATTGCAGCAACATGGCGGCTGCGGGCGACCGGCTTTATGTGGCCCACGGCCGCTGGTGTCTGGCGCTGGACGGACAGTCGGGGGAACGCGTCCAGCGCTTCGCCGTCACGGGCGACGGCACGGAGGCCCGCCACGATTGGGGCTATGTGGCCGCGGTCGCCGGCCATCTGGTGGGCAGCCGGCAGCTCCGGGATGCCAACTACCTCGGGGATGACGGGGAGTGGTATGAAGACTTCGACACCCAGCAGACCAGCCGCGTGACCAGCGATCAGATCTTCTCGACGGATCCGGTGGGCGGGGCCCGTCGTTGGACGCACTCCGGGGGGGCCATCCTGAACTCCACCATCACCATCGCCGACGGCATGGTGCTGTTCCTTGAAAGCCGGGATCCCGCGGCGGTGGCCCAGGCGGGTGCCCGGCTCCCGCACGAGCGCCTCACGGACCAGGTGCTGGTGGCGCTCGATCTGGAGACCGGAAAACCGCTTTGGGAAAAGTCACACGATTTTGGGGCCTGCGAGTTCATGACGTACCTGGTGTACAGCCAGGGCACGGCGGTGGTCACCGGCACGGACCAGAACAAGAACTTCCACACGTTTGCCTTTGCCGCACCCTCCCCAGGACGCACCGGCGGCGACGACCTGGATTCCGCGATCCCCGGGCGCCTGCTGTGGGCGGATGCCCACAAGGAGGACAAGGGACACCACAGCGGCCACCTGCAGCATCCGCTGGTGATTGACGACGTGTTCTACTCCGACCAGCGGGCCTTCGATTTGCGGAGCGGCAGGCTGTTGCGCACGGACCTTCCCGAGCGTCGTGGCTGCGGGGTGATGTCGGCCTCGCGCCGGGCGGTGTTTTTCCGCCACTATTTCCACGGCGTCTGGGACCTCGCCTCCGACCGCCGTTCGCAGTTCTCGGGGATCCGAACCGGCTGCTGGCTCGGGTTGATCCCCGCCGGGGGCCTCCTGCTGGCCCCTGAGAGCAGCGCCGGCTGCTCCTGCACCCACGCGATCCAGACCTCGGTCGGCTTCCTGCCGCGCGCCATGTCGCGCCGCTAG
- a CDS encoding FtsX-like permease family protein, whose amino-acid sequence MRRVVIILRELRYHRVQTLLAVLGLAVATALLTAVRMTSAAAERETRRVMRDLGFNLRIVAKETDPAQFWRDGFPERTLPEDSVRRLAAQHGVFLTFNHLTPVLERRHVVDGREVLLTGLGPSVVGPGEGKQPMGFRIPDGRLHLGAAVAASLGVARGGALTLGGRPFAVDRVLTESGTEDDIRIFASLADAQSLLGLPGQISEIKAVDCLCLTSEQDALGALRRVLAEILPEADVLQVRHLADARARQRQMATRHAAFAVPLAVGAAALWTGVFLGLNVRERRAEIGLWRALGRNSAAIASLFLGRAALLGLIGAVAGVGIGTALALHWGPRLFPVTAGAMAPDPVLMVCIVVLTPCVAAIAAVFPALLAVAQDPAECLRAD is encoded by the coding sequence ATGCGCCGCGTCGTCATCATCCTCCGCGAACTCCGGTATCACCGGGTCCAGACACTGCTTGCGGTCCTGGGACTGGCCGTTGCGACGGCGCTGCTGACCGCCGTTCGCATGACCAGCGCCGCCGCCGAGCGGGAAACCCGCCGGGTCATGCGGGACCTCGGTTTCAACCTCCGAATCGTCGCAAAGGAAACCGATCCCGCGCAGTTTTGGCGGGACGGCTTCCCGGAGCGTACGCTGCCGGAGGACAGCGTCCGCCGCCTCGCAGCACAACACGGAGTCTTTCTCACATTCAACCACCTCACCCCGGTGCTGGAGCGACGCCACGTCGTGGACGGTCGCGAGGTCCTCCTCACCGGGCTCGGGCCTTCGGTGGTCGGTCCGGGGGAGGGGAAACAGCCCATGGGATTCCGGATCCCTGACGGACGGCTGCACCTCGGCGCCGCGGTGGCCGCATCGCTTGGCGTGGCCCGGGGCGGCGCCCTGACCCTTGGCGGACGCCCGTTCGCCGTGGACCGTGTGCTGACGGAGAGCGGCACAGAGGACGACATCCGCATCTTTGCCTCCCTTGCTGACGCGCAATCGTTGCTGGGTCTTCCCGGACAAATCAGCGAAATCAAGGCGGTGGACTGCCTCTGCCTGACCTCCGAACAGGATGCCCTTGGAGCGCTCCGTCGCGTGCTCGCGGAGATCCTGCCCGAGGCGGACGTCCTGCAGGTCCGCCATCTTGCCGATGCCCGAGCACGGCAGCGTCAGATGGCCACACGCCATGCGGCGTTCGCGGTTCCCCTTGCCGTCGGCGCCGCGGCGCTGTGGACCGGAGTATTCCTTGGGCTCAATGTCCGCGAGCGACGCGCGGAGATCGGCCTCTGGCGCGCGCTGGGTCGCAATTCCGCGGCCATTGCGTCCCTGTTCCTGGGGCGCGCCGCCCTGCTGGGCCTGATCGGGGCCGTGGCCGGGGTCGGCATCGGGACCGCGCTCGCCCTGCATTGGGGACCCCGTCTGTTTCCGGTGACCGCAGGGGCCATGGCACCCGATCCGGTCCTGATGGTCTGCATCGTTGTCCTGACGCCATGCGTCGCGGCGATCGCTGCGGTGTTTCCCGCCCTGCTGGCGGTGGCCCAGGATCCTGCGGAGTGCCTTCGAGCCGACTAG